In a genomic window of Punica granatum isolate Tunisia-2019 chromosome 6, ASM765513v2, whole genome shotgun sequence:
- the LOC116210923 gene encoding uncharacterized protein LOC116210923 isoform X3: protein MGRQADNFWEYAERLYGRFKCKFCKQDFAGGAPRVKSHLSGIKGRDVDICTMVPKHVQALAAEAIKGANKRPKPEYFSSSSDGTSSEVCHKNDICELDNLLAKFFLSNNIDCNVVQSSSFIDFINAVVAFGAPYKLPSYSALKTLLIPKLHSEIEAHVRSVKDSWGETGCTLISDVWFNEKEDQSFVNIMAHSWKGVVLLNAFKVPKHELDGDLLEEIICFCIQTIGPKNVVQYIDGTPVWGPTKARLTSDFPHIYVTQCVAAEIQSSFEEVYMEIEWVKLAFDKARCLITLIYGNSDLLSLMRKYTNNKQLIQPQTTDFFSNYSMLLSIIVVKNQLLQLVQSFEWLSSGSGMPEVAEIIRSLEFWNQVEEIVKALESPFLVLHLVDRYGSSSGYLYVAMEMATEEMKRIYDGNPSKYQRLWQIFNSLKEKIVHPVHAAAAFLNPAYKCSELFKDAAKVTEAMDFIVSHLVASEDKYAFVEEIRKYHDRGRELKRVKEIENIMGKAYHPCDWWAFCGHEFPMLKKYAIRILSQPCSSSAYKWSLSAFETAQMKKLNGFAFEASTNYLSWMNIILTTRFRATNASDKPKDLTELVSTDLLNEPEVPHLDPQPIRGSLIAGNHCPSRRCLHLQFVTRIPSLLVTGHEVKSEQGSPVHVFLVDPITGNVVQDSALSMLNLAVSALEGDFDEEDRNTWNREDFERNEITDVPLMTGSLQVTLKDGIGALGAFYFNYSSEIAKSGKFKLGVKTLTGECGGICVREGTSNAFVVKDVNVTSGHDAAACQMHLSEDSQVVVPMTQIPCHESATANSNVDFPSWFGPVWSPGMECKPKQKHNVKSGQVAIRWPKLKAISRWTNLKRAFMEKRAQKILRRARVQKRLEECNKGDQDCSLEDHRRLQVKEKLKENPEKDVMLTAPSQVATCPEEYSKGKSGSALDEKDEESMLPGPAWEGQLKLTSCDNSTVGGSVEFPKPSTSEVSQPLTFFSSLSACKDTELLEDEEAAKPLVLEVCPPTVVSFSCAGDSIPRKQDSSQWRNLFTLFPSLLSGDDTDLGEDKAREFLKHTARQSTSPTKDNELVGMSNLSMCTSNYYSNTTGFSTTSSNAQFLKAVVAGDAEPDGRILIPNLKLFTFSELKSAARNFGPDFLLGEGGFGKVYKGWVDEKTLAPSRRDSGIPVAVKKLNPESIEGFNEWQAEMKFVEAEMKFVGTLLHPNIVRLLGYCWKDNELFLVSEFTQKGSLDNHLFRRNPSIQPLSWEKRLKIAIGAARGLAFLHGSEKQVIFRDFKTSNIFLDSDYNAKIAYFGLARLGTSGGESHVMTRVMGTYGYAAPEYLATGHLSTKSDVYGFGVVLLELLTGRQALDMMQRSGQHLVEWARPFLNEGKKLKIIIDPWIEGQFSFKAILQTAELTQKCLAKEPRDRPSMKEVVKALERTEAMTELPKEKKVRSASHP from the exons ATGGGTAGGCAAGCAGACAATTTTTGGGAATACGCAGAGCGTTTGTATGGGCGTTTTAAGTGCAAATTCTGCAAACAAGATTTTGCTGGGGGTGCCCCTAGAGTTAAATCCCATTTATCTGGAATCAAAGGACGTGATGTAGATATATGCACCATGGTCCCAAAACATGTCCAAGCACTTGCTGCTGAGGCGATTAAAGGTGCCAATAAGAGACCAAAACCCGAATACTTTTCGAGTAGTTCCGATGGAACTTCTTCAGAAGTATGTCACAAAAATGATATCTGCGAGCTGGATAATTTGCTTGCGAAGTTCTTTCTGTCAAACAACATTGATTGCAATGTTGTTCAGTCATCTTCCTTTATTGACTTCATCAATGCTGTGGTTGCATTTGGTGCTCCTTATAAATTACCAAGTTATTCAGCACTCAAAACTCTGCTAATTCCCAAATTGCATAGCGAGATCGAAGCACATGTGAGAAGTGTGAAGGATTCTTGGGGAGAAACGGGCTGTACCCTCATCTCTGATGTTTGGTTCAATGAGAAAGAGGATCAATCCTTCGTTAACATCATGGCCCATTCGTGGAAAGGGGTAGTGCTACTGAATGCATTCAAAGTCCCAAAGCATGAATTAGATGGCGACTTATTAGAGGAAATCATCTGTTTCTGCATCCAAACTATAGGGCCAAAAAATGTTGTGCAATACATTGATGGCACTCCTGTTTGGGGACCTACCAAGGCTCGGCTCACTAGTGACTTTCCTCACATATACGTCACTCAGTGTGTTGCTGCTGAGATCCAGTCGAGTTTTGAGGAAGTTTACATGGAAATAGAGTGGGTTAAGCTGGCATTTGATAAAGCTAGATGTCTCATCACTCTTATTTATGGGAATAGCGATCTTTTGTCACTGATGAGGAAGTACACCAACAACAAGCAGTTAATACAACCTCAAACAACAGATTTTTTCTCAAACTACAGTATGCTACTGTCGATCATTGTCGTCAAAAATCAGTTACTTCAACTAGTGCAATCTTTTGAATGGCTTTCATCTGGTTCTGGTATGCCAGAAGTGGCTGAGATAATTAGAAGCTTAGAGTTTTGGAATCAAGTGGAAGAGATAGTAAAGGCTTTAGAGTCACCATTCCTAGTTCTCCACCTAGTTGATAGATATGGTTCATCTTCCGGGTACTTGTATGTGGCGATGGAAATGGCAACCgaagaaatgaaaagaatttaTGACGGCAATCCATCCAAGTACCAGAGACTATGGCAGATTTTCAACTCATTGAAGGAAAAGATTGTCCATCCGGTACATGCTGCTGCAGCCTTTCTAAATCCTGCATATAAGTGCAGTGAGTTGTTTAAAGATGCAGCCAAAGTAACTGAAGCCATGGATTTTATAGTAAGCCACTTGGTAGCGAGCGAAGATAAATATGCTTTTGTGGAAGAAATCAGGAAGTATCACGACAGAGGGAGAGAACTAAAAAGGGTCAAAGAAATTGAAAACATAATGGGGAAAGCATATCACCCAT GTGATTGGTGGGCTTTTTGTGGTCATGAGTTTCCCATGCTTAAGAAGTATGCCATCCGAATATTGAGTCAGCCCTGCAGTAGTTCAGCTTATAAGTGGAGTTTGAGTGCGTTTGAGACTGCTCAAATGAAGAAGCTGAACGGATTTGCATTTGAAGCATCGACCAATTACTTGTCTTGGATGAATATTATCTTGACCACCAGATTTAGGGCAACGAATGCGTCTGATAAGCCAAAGGATCTTACTGAGCTCGTGTCCACTGATTTGTTAAACGAGCCGGAGGTTCCCCATTTAGATCCACAACCAATTCGCGG TTCTCTAATAGCTGGTAACCATTGCCCAAGCCGGAGATGTTTGCATCTGCAGTTTGTAACTAGGATTCCTTCTCTCCTAGTTACTGGTCATGAGGTCAAAAGTGAACAAGGATCTCCTGTCCATGTGTTCTTGGTAGACCCAATCACCGGTAATGTGGTGCAAGACAGTGCATTATCGATGTTAAATTTGGCAGTTTCAGCGCTTGAAGGAGactttgatgaagaagatagaAATACTTGGAACAGGGAGGATTTTGAGAGAAATGAAATAACGGATGTCCCACTCATGACCGGCAGTCTGCAAGTGACCCTAAAGGATGGGATAGGAGCACTTGGAGCTTTCTATTTTAATTACAGCTCTGAAATTGCAAAAAGTGGGAAGTTCAAGCTTGGAGTGAAAACTCTTACAGGTGAATGTGGAGGTATTTGTGTTCGCGAGGGCACATCAAATGCATTCGTTGTGAAGGATGTTAATG TCACAAGTGGGCATGATGCCGCTGCCTGCCAGATGCACCTTTCAGAAGATTCACAAGTGGTGGTTCCTATGACACAAATACCCTGTCATGAAAGCGCTACTGCCAATAGCAACGTGGATTTCCCCAGTTGGTTTGGACCTGTTTGGAGTCCTGGAATGGAGTGCAAGCCTAAGCAGAAGCACAACGTCAAATCAGGGCAGGTAGCAATTAGATGGCCTAAGCTTAAAGCCATTTCACGGTGGACGAATCTGAAGAGAGCTTTCATGGAGAAGAGAGCTCAGAAAATTCTTAGAAGGGCCCGAGTGCAGAAGCGATTGGAAGAATGTAATAAAG GTGATCAAGATTGTAGTCTGGAAGATCACAGGCGGTTACAAGTTAAGGAAAAGCTGAAGGAAAACCCTGAGAAGGATGTGATGTTGACGGCGCCAAGTCAAGTGGCAACTTGTCCTGAGGAGTATTCCAAGGGCAAATCTGGATCTGCGTTGGATGAG AAGGACGAGGAATCAATGCTACCAGGGCCTGCTTGGGAAGGACAACTTAAATTAACAAGTTGTGATAATTCAACTGTGGGAGGCTCTGTCGAATTTCCAAAACCAAGTACCTCAGAAGTTAGTCAACCTTTGACTTTCTTCTCGTCGTTATCGGCCTGCAAAGATACagagctcctcgaggatgag GAGGCTGCCAAGCCATTGGTATTAGAAGTATGTCCACCGACAGTGGTAAGCTTCTCATGTGCTGGAGACTCTATTCCTCGGAAACAGGATAGCTCCCAATGGAGAAATTTATTTACGCTTTTTCCCTCATTACTGAGTGGAGATGATACTGACCTTGGTGAGGATAAGGCAAGAGAGTTTCTCAAGCATACAGCAAGACAGTCAACAAGTCCAACCAAAGATAATGAATTGGTTGGCATGTCTAACCTCAGCATGT GCACATCGAACTACTACAGCAATACCACGGGATTCTCGACCACGAGCAGCAATGCACAGTTCTTGAAGGCAGTGGTGGCAGGGGATGCTGAGCCGGATGGACGGATCTTGATACCGAATTTGAAGCTCTTCACTTTTTCCGAATTAAAAAGTGCCGCTAGGAACTTTGGACCAGATTTTCTCCTTGGGGAGGGAGGGTTCGGGAAAGTCTACAAGGGGTGGGTCGATGAGAAAACCTTAGCTCCTTCTAGAAGGGACAGTGGAATCCCGGTTGCAGTCAAGAAATTGAACCCAGAAAGTATTGAAGGTTTTAATGAATGGCAG GCAGAGATGAAATTCGTTGAGGCGGAAATGAAATTCGTTGGAACGCTTTTACACCCGAATATTGTTAGGTTACTGGGGTATTGCTGGAAGGATAATGAGCTCTTCTTGGTTTCTGAGTTCACGCAGAAGGGCAGTTTAGACAACCATCTTTTCAGAA GGAATCCCTCGATTCAACCCCTTTCTTGGGAGAAGCGACTCAAAATCGCCATTGGAGCTGCCCGAGGTCTTGCTTTCCTTCATGGTTCGGAGAAGCAAGTCATTTTCAGAGATTTCAAGACCTCAAATATATTTCTTGACTCG GATTATAATGCGAAAATAGCGTACTTTGGCTTGGCAAGATTAGGAACTTCGGGCGGAGAGTCACATGTGATGACCCGAGTTATGGGAACATATGGCTATGCAGCTCCTGAGTATCTTGCAACAG GGCATTTGTCCACAAAGAGCGACGTGTATGGGTTCGGCGTGGTCCTACTTGAGCTGCTCACTGGCCGACAGGCACTTGACAtgatgcagcggagcgggcaGCATCTGGTCGAGTGGGCCAGACCATTCCTTAACGAGGGGAAGAAACTCAAGATCATAATCGACCCTTGGATCGAGGGGCAGTTCTCATTCAAGGCAATCCTACAGACCGCAGAGCTGACCCAAAAGTGCCTTGCAAAGGAGCCAAGGGACCGCCCTTCTATGAAGGAGGTTGTCAAGGCACTTGAGCGGACTGAAGCAATGACAGAACTgcccaaagaaaagaaagtgcgGTCAGCCTCGCATCCCTAA
- the LOC116210923 gene encoding uncharacterized protein LOC116210923 isoform X1, whose translation MGRQADNFWEYAERLYGRFKCKFCKQDFAGGAPRVKSHLSGIKGRDVDICTMVPKHVQALAAEAIKGANKRPKPEYFSSSSDGTSSEVCHKNDICELDNLLAKFFLSNNIDCNVVQSSSFIDFINAVVAFGAPYKLPSYSALKTLLIPKLHSEIEAHVRSVKDSWGETGCTLISDVWFNEKEDQSFVNIMAHSWKGVVLLNAFKVPKHELDGDLLEEIICFCIQTIGPKNVVQYIDGTPVWGPTKARLTSDFPHIYVTQCVAAEIQSSFEEVYMEIEWVKLAFDKARCLITLIYGNSDLLSLMRKYTNNKQLIQPQTTDFFSNYSMLLSIIVVKNQLLQLVQSFEWLSSGSGMPEVAEIIRSLEFWNQVEEIVKALESPFLVLHLVDRYGSSSGYLYVAMEMATEEMKRIYDGNPSKYQRLWQIFNSLKEKIVHPVHAAAAFLNPAYKCSELFKDAAKVTEAMDFIVSHLVASEDKYAFVEEIRKYHDRGRELKRVKEIENIMGKAYHPCDWWAFCGHEFPMLKKYAIRILSQPCSSSAYKWSLSAFETAQMKKLNGFAFEASTNYLSWMNIILTTRFRATNASDKPKDLTELVSTDLLNEPEVPHLDPQPIRGSLIAGNHCPSRRCLHLQFVTRIPSLLVTGHEVKSEQGSPVHVFLVDPITGNVVQDSALSMLNLAVSALEGDFDEEDRNTWNREDFERNEITDVPLMTGSLQVTLKDGIGALGAFYFNYSSEIAKSGKFKLGVKTLTGECGGICVREGTSNAFVVKDVNVTSGHDAAACQMHLSEDSQVVVPMTQIPCHESATANSNVDFPSWFGPVWSPGMECKPKQKHNVKSGQVAIRWPKLKAISRWTNLKRAFMEKRAQKILRRARVQKRLEECNKGDQDCSLEDHRRLQVKEKLKENPEKDVMLTAPSQVATCPEEYSKGKSGSALDEKDEESMLPGPAWEGQLKLTSCDNSTVGGSVEFPKPSTSEVSQPLTFFSSLSACKDTELLEDEEAAKPLVLEVCPPTVVSFSCAGDSIPRKQDSSQWRNLFTLFPSLLSGDDTDLGEDKAREFLKHTARQSTSPTKDNELVGMSNLSMFSPGTSNYYSNTTGFSTTSSNAQFLKAVVAGDAEPDGRILIPNLKLFTFSELKSAARNFGPDFLLGEGGFGKVYKGWVDEKTLAPSRRDSGIPVAVKKLNPESIEGFNEWQAEMKFVEAEMKFVGTLLHPNIVRLLGYCWKDNELFLVSEFTQKGSLDNHLFRRNPSIQPLSWEKRLKIAIGAARGLAFLHGSEKQVIFRDFKTSNIFLDSDYNAKIAYFGLARLGTSGGESHVMTRVMGTYGYAAPEYLATGHLSTKSDVYGFGVVLLELLTGRQALDMMQRSGQHLVEWARPFLNEGKKLKIIIDPWIEGQFSFKAILQTAELTQKCLAKEPRDRPSMKEVVKALERTEAMTELPKEKKVRSASHP comes from the exons ATGGGTAGGCAAGCAGACAATTTTTGGGAATACGCAGAGCGTTTGTATGGGCGTTTTAAGTGCAAATTCTGCAAACAAGATTTTGCTGGGGGTGCCCCTAGAGTTAAATCCCATTTATCTGGAATCAAAGGACGTGATGTAGATATATGCACCATGGTCCCAAAACATGTCCAAGCACTTGCTGCTGAGGCGATTAAAGGTGCCAATAAGAGACCAAAACCCGAATACTTTTCGAGTAGTTCCGATGGAACTTCTTCAGAAGTATGTCACAAAAATGATATCTGCGAGCTGGATAATTTGCTTGCGAAGTTCTTTCTGTCAAACAACATTGATTGCAATGTTGTTCAGTCATCTTCCTTTATTGACTTCATCAATGCTGTGGTTGCATTTGGTGCTCCTTATAAATTACCAAGTTATTCAGCACTCAAAACTCTGCTAATTCCCAAATTGCATAGCGAGATCGAAGCACATGTGAGAAGTGTGAAGGATTCTTGGGGAGAAACGGGCTGTACCCTCATCTCTGATGTTTGGTTCAATGAGAAAGAGGATCAATCCTTCGTTAACATCATGGCCCATTCGTGGAAAGGGGTAGTGCTACTGAATGCATTCAAAGTCCCAAAGCATGAATTAGATGGCGACTTATTAGAGGAAATCATCTGTTTCTGCATCCAAACTATAGGGCCAAAAAATGTTGTGCAATACATTGATGGCACTCCTGTTTGGGGACCTACCAAGGCTCGGCTCACTAGTGACTTTCCTCACATATACGTCACTCAGTGTGTTGCTGCTGAGATCCAGTCGAGTTTTGAGGAAGTTTACATGGAAATAGAGTGGGTTAAGCTGGCATTTGATAAAGCTAGATGTCTCATCACTCTTATTTATGGGAATAGCGATCTTTTGTCACTGATGAGGAAGTACACCAACAACAAGCAGTTAATACAACCTCAAACAACAGATTTTTTCTCAAACTACAGTATGCTACTGTCGATCATTGTCGTCAAAAATCAGTTACTTCAACTAGTGCAATCTTTTGAATGGCTTTCATCTGGTTCTGGTATGCCAGAAGTGGCTGAGATAATTAGAAGCTTAGAGTTTTGGAATCAAGTGGAAGAGATAGTAAAGGCTTTAGAGTCACCATTCCTAGTTCTCCACCTAGTTGATAGATATGGTTCATCTTCCGGGTACTTGTATGTGGCGATGGAAATGGCAACCgaagaaatgaaaagaatttaTGACGGCAATCCATCCAAGTACCAGAGACTATGGCAGATTTTCAACTCATTGAAGGAAAAGATTGTCCATCCGGTACATGCTGCTGCAGCCTTTCTAAATCCTGCATATAAGTGCAGTGAGTTGTTTAAAGATGCAGCCAAAGTAACTGAAGCCATGGATTTTATAGTAAGCCACTTGGTAGCGAGCGAAGATAAATATGCTTTTGTGGAAGAAATCAGGAAGTATCACGACAGAGGGAGAGAACTAAAAAGGGTCAAAGAAATTGAAAACATAATGGGGAAAGCATATCACCCAT GTGATTGGTGGGCTTTTTGTGGTCATGAGTTTCCCATGCTTAAGAAGTATGCCATCCGAATATTGAGTCAGCCCTGCAGTAGTTCAGCTTATAAGTGGAGTTTGAGTGCGTTTGAGACTGCTCAAATGAAGAAGCTGAACGGATTTGCATTTGAAGCATCGACCAATTACTTGTCTTGGATGAATATTATCTTGACCACCAGATTTAGGGCAACGAATGCGTCTGATAAGCCAAAGGATCTTACTGAGCTCGTGTCCACTGATTTGTTAAACGAGCCGGAGGTTCCCCATTTAGATCCACAACCAATTCGCGG TTCTCTAATAGCTGGTAACCATTGCCCAAGCCGGAGATGTTTGCATCTGCAGTTTGTAACTAGGATTCCTTCTCTCCTAGTTACTGGTCATGAGGTCAAAAGTGAACAAGGATCTCCTGTCCATGTGTTCTTGGTAGACCCAATCACCGGTAATGTGGTGCAAGACAGTGCATTATCGATGTTAAATTTGGCAGTTTCAGCGCTTGAAGGAGactttgatgaagaagatagaAATACTTGGAACAGGGAGGATTTTGAGAGAAATGAAATAACGGATGTCCCACTCATGACCGGCAGTCTGCAAGTGACCCTAAAGGATGGGATAGGAGCACTTGGAGCTTTCTATTTTAATTACAGCTCTGAAATTGCAAAAAGTGGGAAGTTCAAGCTTGGAGTGAAAACTCTTACAGGTGAATGTGGAGGTATTTGTGTTCGCGAGGGCACATCAAATGCATTCGTTGTGAAGGATGTTAATG TCACAAGTGGGCATGATGCCGCTGCCTGCCAGATGCACCTTTCAGAAGATTCACAAGTGGTGGTTCCTATGACACAAATACCCTGTCATGAAAGCGCTACTGCCAATAGCAACGTGGATTTCCCCAGTTGGTTTGGACCTGTTTGGAGTCCTGGAATGGAGTGCAAGCCTAAGCAGAAGCACAACGTCAAATCAGGGCAGGTAGCAATTAGATGGCCTAAGCTTAAAGCCATTTCACGGTGGACGAATCTGAAGAGAGCTTTCATGGAGAAGAGAGCTCAGAAAATTCTTAGAAGGGCCCGAGTGCAGAAGCGATTGGAAGAATGTAATAAAG GTGATCAAGATTGTAGTCTGGAAGATCACAGGCGGTTACAAGTTAAGGAAAAGCTGAAGGAAAACCCTGAGAAGGATGTGATGTTGACGGCGCCAAGTCAAGTGGCAACTTGTCCTGAGGAGTATTCCAAGGGCAAATCTGGATCTGCGTTGGATGAG AAGGACGAGGAATCAATGCTACCAGGGCCTGCTTGGGAAGGACAACTTAAATTAACAAGTTGTGATAATTCAACTGTGGGAGGCTCTGTCGAATTTCCAAAACCAAGTACCTCAGAAGTTAGTCAACCTTTGACTTTCTTCTCGTCGTTATCGGCCTGCAAAGATACagagctcctcgaggatgag GAGGCTGCCAAGCCATTGGTATTAGAAGTATGTCCACCGACAGTGGTAAGCTTCTCATGTGCTGGAGACTCTATTCCTCGGAAACAGGATAGCTCCCAATGGAGAAATTTATTTACGCTTTTTCCCTCATTACTGAGTGGAGATGATACTGACCTTGGTGAGGATAAGGCAAGAGAGTTTCTCAAGCATACAGCAAGACAGTCAACAAGTCCAACCAAAGATAATGAATTGGTTGGCATGTCTAACCTCAGCATGT TTTCTCCAGGCACATCGAACTACTACAGCAATACCACGGGATTCTCGACCACGAGCAGCAATGCACAGTTCTTGAAGGCAGTGGTGGCAGGGGATGCTGAGCCGGATGGACGGATCTTGATACCGAATTTGAAGCTCTTCACTTTTTCCGAATTAAAAAGTGCCGCTAGGAACTTTGGACCAGATTTTCTCCTTGGGGAGGGAGGGTTCGGGAAAGTCTACAAGGGGTGGGTCGATGAGAAAACCTTAGCTCCTTCTAGAAGGGACAGTGGAATCCCGGTTGCAGTCAAGAAATTGAACCCAGAAAGTATTGAAGGTTTTAATGAATGGCAG GCAGAGATGAAATTCGTTGAGGCGGAAATGAAATTCGTTGGAACGCTTTTACACCCGAATATTGTTAGGTTACTGGGGTATTGCTGGAAGGATAATGAGCTCTTCTTGGTTTCTGAGTTCACGCAGAAGGGCAGTTTAGACAACCATCTTTTCAGAA GGAATCCCTCGATTCAACCCCTTTCTTGGGAGAAGCGACTCAAAATCGCCATTGGAGCTGCCCGAGGTCTTGCTTTCCTTCATGGTTCGGAGAAGCAAGTCATTTTCAGAGATTTCAAGACCTCAAATATATTTCTTGACTCG GATTATAATGCGAAAATAGCGTACTTTGGCTTGGCAAGATTAGGAACTTCGGGCGGAGAGTCACATGTGATGACCCGAGTTATGGGAACATATGGCTATGCAGCTCCTGAGTATCTTGCAACAG GGCATTTGTCCACAAAGAGCGACGTGTATGGGTTCGGCGTGGTCCTACTTGAGCTGCTCACTGGCCGACAGGCACTTGACAtgatgcagcggagcgggcaGCATCTGGTCGAGTGGGCCAGACCATTCCTTAACGAGGGGAAGAAACTCAAGATCATAATCGACCCTTGGATCGAGGGGCAGTTCTCATTCAAGGCAATCCTACAGACCGCAGAGCTGACCCAAAAGTGCCTTGCAAAGGAGCCAAGGGACCGCCCTTCTATGAAGGAGGTTGTCAAGGCACTTGAGCGGACTGAAGCAATGACAGAACTgcccaaagaaaagaaagtgcgGTCAGCCTCGCATCCCTAA